ATAAGATAACTATATCGGTTATGGATAATAATATTATACTTGCTATAAATTTGACATAGTCAAAACGTATCGGATACTCCAAAAGCAAAGGCTATGCTAAAAGCAGAATTATTACTATCGTGACAAAGTCCAGAGAAAAAAAAAGGTGGCGCCTGGTTGTCTTCATCTTTCAATTAATAGTGATTATCACCGCCGGTCTGGTATATTACCAACTAAAAACAGGGAGACTCAATTTTGTAAGATATGAGGAGTTTGGTATTGATATGCCTGTAGACTATGAAATACATGGGATTGATGTTTCCAAGTTTCAAAAGAATATAAACTGGGAAGCGGTTCAGCAGATGCAGGTGGAAAATATCCACATTTCATTTGCCTTTATCAAAGCTACGGAGGGTATTACCCGCCAGGATGGCAATTTCAGGCAGAACTGGTCCCGGGCCAAGCGGGCAGGGGTGGTGCGGGGGGCCTATCACTTTTTTTATGCTACCCGTGATCCGCTCAAGCAGGCCATCAATTTTCAGAATGTAGTACAGCTTGAGTCGGGGGATCTGCCACCCGTATTGGATATTGAAGTGAGCAACGGCCAGCCACCAGCGGTGATCAGGAGTACTGCCCGGGTATGGCTGGAAGAAATGAAGAAAGCATATGGCGTAAAACCCATCATTTATACCAACGTACATTTTTACGAAACCTATCTGGGCGATGAATTTGATGACTATCCACTGTGGGTAGCTCATTATTACCAGAAAAAGAAACCGGCATCAGCCAGGAACTGGCTCTTCTGGCAACACAATGATGGGGGTAGGGTGAACGGTATATCAACTACGGTAGACTTCAATGTATTCAGAGGAGATAGCCTGGCATTCAGTAAGTTATTAATTCGCGCAAAAAAGCACTAATGGAAAATCAGGAAACTCCCCAACGGGAAGAAGAGAAGGCGCCAATGGATATGAGGATCGTATATTATTTTGTACGCATCATCCGCACAGTCTTTTTGTTTTTATTTTGGGGCATTATCAATGTTTTTCTGGGATTATATCTTGGATTTGCCGTGCCGGAAGAATCTACACCCGGCCGCATGATCTTCTTTTATAGCTTCGCTTTCATTACACTTGTGGCATACCTCTTCATTGTGTGGAAAACGTGGAGCAAACAAAACCACACTACAGACAATTATTAAAAGAAAAATGGCGAACAACGTTTTCCGTCATTCGCCATTTATTGATGGTAAGATTAAGTGAATTAGAGGAGGGCTTGTTGCAGATATGCCTGCTGCATCCCTTTGATAATGCGTGCTACGTCTTCCTGAGGTTTGCCTATTTTACGTTCCAACCGTACAAACAGCTCTTTCTCTTTGCCAGTTTCAAATACCAGATCCTCATCTGACAACTCTGTGAAACGTTGTTTAAGCAATTTCTTCAGTACCGACCACTGGTAACTACGGATGTTCATAGTAAGCTTAATTTTTATAGTTATAAATATGTGACGTGTTTATCCATCGTTCCAGGGTAACAGGGGTCCCTCCATTGAGGTCTAAATCAAATAGTTATCTTAAGAACGTAATACTAGAATATTCAACTTTTGTGCCATTTGGTAGCATTCCGGGGTGAAAAAGTATGCCGCATTGATCAATTCTATCCCTTTATAACAAATAGTTTGCGAGGTACCTATTACTGAATATAGGAATTAAAATTATGCTAAAATCCTGAAATTATCATTTTAGCATTTGAAATGCAATCTATTGCACTAGATGCTTCCTGGTATGATATGTGGAGACTTGGGAGGCACCTGTGTTGTCGCATTACGCAATGTGTGGAGGCATTTACTCATCCAGGCACTACGAAATGCCCTATTGACAAGTATTTCGGGATGGTACATACTTTGCAAAGGTATAATTGTATTGAATGATAACAGGAACTGTTCACAAGTAAAACGGAAATTCATGCTACATGATGATAAACAGCTTCCCAGTGAAGAGCATAAACAACCTTTACAACACAAGGTTGAAATTTTAAAAACCGATAAAGCCGATACGAAGACCAATCCGCTTCATGGTGAGCTTTCCGAGGAACCGGAAGACGAAAACCTGGCGGCGAGGGATCAGGATCGTTCAAATAATAAAAGCTAATTCGTTTGCCATAGTTTATTGATTAACCTATTATGGACATCAAACGATTAGTAACATTCTTCTTTAATGTTGTGGTGTATAGCAGGCCGTCCCATTCATGGGATGGTTTTCTTTTTATAGCCATTGCTAACTACTATGATCAGCAATAATCTTCCATTGCCCCTTGATTTTCTTTATCAATAGCGTATAAGCCCCTTGCATATCTCCTGCGCTTCTCTGTAAATGCCATTTTCCTACTACAAAGTATAGCTCCTTTGCCAATGGTCTGATTTCCAGGATCTTAAAATCCAGTTTGCCCATAGCGGCGGTATCCGGGTAAGATTTCTTGTATCTGTCCAGGGTTGCCTGCCAGCCATAAGTGGGGCCATGGCTGCCGACGAACAATAATGAATCTGATTGCCAGTACGTTTGCATAAAACCTTCTATATTCCCCTGGTTCCAGGTACTGGTTTGTACCGCCAGCAGCTGCCGGATCTCACTGTCCGGATGTTGCGCCAGTGCTGCTATAGACGGGGTTGTCAACAG
This Chitinophaga sancti DNA region includes the following protein-coding sequences:
- a CDS encoding glycoside hydrolase family 25 protein, which translates into the protein MTKSREKKRWRLVVFIFQLIVIITAGLVYYQLKTGRLNFVRYEEFGIDMPVDYEIHGIDVSKFQKNINWEAVQQMQVENIHISFAFIKATEGITRQDGNFRQNWSRAKRAGVVRGAYHFFYATRDPLKQAINFQNVVQLESGDLPPVLDIEVSNGQPPAVIRSTARVWLEEMKKAYGVKPIIYTNVHFYETYLGDEFDDYPLWVAHYYQKKKPASARNWLFWQHNDGGRVNGISTTVDFNVFRGDSLAFSKLLIRAKKH
- a CDS encoding general stress protein CsbD, whose translation is MNIRSYQWSVLKKLLKQRFTELSDEDLVFETGKEKELFVRLERKIGKPQEDVARIIKGMQQAYLQQALL
- a CDS encoding YybH family protein, encoding MRFILYLILLTTPSIAALAQHPDSEIRQLLAVQTSTWNQGNIEGFMQTYWQSDSLLFVGSHGPTYGWQATLDRYKKSYPDTAAMGKLDFKILEIRPLAKELYFVVGKWHLQRSAGDMQGAYTLLIKKIKGQWKIIADHSS